Sequence from the Mauremys mutica isolate MM-2020 ecotype Southern chromosome 2, ASM2049712v1, whole genome shotgun sequence genome:
GATGAGGGATTATGTTGTTCAACACTTGATGAGCATTTACGTAAATAGTCCCAATGAGATCAATGGACTGCATCTCTGAATAAGTGTTCACCATAATGAGCCAACATTACCCTGGCTTACCATAAAGGGATAATTATTGTTAACACTGTaatttatagtattgtatacaaaATACAATATAGTATAGAAATGATAAGTTCTACCAATATCTGAACATTTTATTTATGCGATAACCACCATTAACAACAAATCATGCCGTCTTTAAGTTTTTGATGTAGAAACACAGGTAAGCTATAACAAAAAAAGCTGTTCATATTCTGAATGGTAGAAAAAGGTACATGTTCTGTTTTCCTATTTCATTCAGGTATGGTAAACCTGGATGTAATGCCGAGACTTGTGACTACTTTCTCAGTTATCGTAGAATAGGAGCCGATGTCGAGTTCGAGTTGAGTGCTGACACTGATGGCTGGGTGGCAGTAGGATTTTCTTCAGACAAGAAAATGGTAAGACCAACAACATTTAATGTTTCATGTTAACAAGTATACAAGCTTTTATGTATTAGAATAGGCACAGTTTATATTGGATTGGAAAAATATGTGGCAGATGTAGAGAAAGATACACTTCAATGCTtgcatagtgcttttcatctctaGTTCGCacggcactttacaaaggaggggtgaGTATTATTTACCCcagttttacagattgggaagCAGAGCTGTAAAGAGAGGAAATGAAAATCAGACAGCGGATCAGGAAATGGAACCCAGGCCTGCTGATGCCTGGTCAAGTTCCCTAGCCACTGGACTGCCCCACCTCCCTTTAGAATGAAGGACTACAGTGACCATTGGCTTCTGCTGTTGAATGCAAGACTGTTAATGACTTTGCACCATTTAATTCTAAAAAACCATTCAAGAATAACAGGTTTGTCTTCTAAGTCTTCTGTACCAGTGTTTAATGGAGCAAAGTATACATCAGAAATTAGTGAAGGGTAAAGTTTTCTTAAATAAGTCAATTATTTTCCCACTGTATAAATCTGGTCTTAACCATTAAACTCTCAAGGAGATGCCCACTGCCTCTTTCCTCCACCAACACCCCACATTTCCAGAAAAGCCAGGTGAATTTAGAGAGAAAATTATTATTGCTAATTTAAATATATATGCTATATAAAGCAAGCCTATTTCAATTTgttcttttgctttttaaaaaagtttttaaacagGGTTGCCTCATATTTATACTTGTTTCTGTGATTTTTATATTTCAGAGCATTGCTTTTATTGGGGTTTTAAGAGGAAGGCAAGAATTGAGGAATATAATTCTGTTATACAAATAGTGATTCTCATTAACGTATTTAAGCTCAGAACACAGTTTATAATGCTACCTATAATTGATTGCATATTGAAACATATCCCCCATCTGCAACTGAAAATAGTGTTTAGGTAATACATCCCAAGTCAGAGGGCAAGTGTAATTATAAAGTTGCATGTGGACTCTATACACTGGAAAATGAGAGAGTGTTTAATGGTCCTTAATCAGAGCCCACTGAagcaatagaaagactcccactgatattagccactgactttggatcaggcccaaaatgaGGAGCACAAAGAAAATGTGAGGGGAGATGCATTACCATCCTACCCATGTATACGGTATTATGTtggaaataaaagatattaatcAGTCTGCCTCCAGTATGTGTCATGGAGTCTTAAGAAATAGTTGTAgggacacatttttaaaggtatttaagagcCTCAAGATCCAGATAGgcacttagtgggattttcaaaagtacataGGCACTTAACTCTCCCAGGCAGGACCTGTctgcacctttaaaaatctgcccctagTCTATATCAGGTTAACAGTGGTAACATGCAGCCTTATCATATATCCAGTAGATGGCACCCCTGCACAATCATAATTTTAAAGTGAATGCTTtgggttttaaacctgctatgtATGAGATGCTGTACATCACTTAATCAGGCTACAATGCCATTTGTCATTTCAGTCTTTATTGCTTATTGTATCTGTTAATTTCATCTATTTTTCCCAGTAATTTCCCTGCCAAACGAGTGTCCTAGAATATGTAGGGCTTGTTGTAAATGACTTTGAGCTTTGTGGCAACAGGGCTGCAGCACTCATTCCTCATCAACAAAATTCTGCCTTAGTGgaatccagtcccagtttctggcctGAGCAGCCAGACACAGTCCAGGGAAGAAAATAATCTTGATTCTTTGATGGATTATTTCTTCATTGCCCTGTGCAGCTCTTTCTTTGTCTTGAATAGCATAATGCTCATTCCATTTTTGTGCGCTCTCTCGTTAAGATTTTGTACTCCTTTTCTATTAACTCTAGGTtcagattttattatttttatttgttgacTCAGAACCATATTCGGATACACTTGTTCATGCTGAATAGTACTTTACTCCACTATTTGTCCAGTTGAAGTGGATGGGACCACTCGTGGAATGTGTTGCCACCCTTTGTGAGCAAAGGTGTCAGACTCTGGCCCTTATTTATTCATTGCCAACAATGTGCTTGACACTGTACTATGCTCAGAAATAAGTACAGTCCATGTCTTGAAGCATTTACAGTCTAAAAGACATAGAAGTTGGACTCACCGAGAACTCCAGAGGTAGGGGTAATTAGTagggctttgtttgtttgtttcacctATAACTATTATGAATTAACTTTTTGTAGGCGTAATGCAAGAAGTCAGTATTTAGGAGGGATTTAAATGAGGAGAAAGTAGTTCATGGTGAACCGAGGTTGAGAGGTCATTCCATACAAAGGGGGCACTGTAGGAAAAAATGCACAGAGACGGGTGGAGAAGAAGGAACTGAATAGGGCATCATGTTTGGCATCACTGGCAGAGTTATGGGGTGCGGGAACCtgataggaaaaaaaacccaagatgTGGGGCAGAGTGGAGTTCTGCAGAACCTTACCAACAAAGGTCTAGGAAGTTTAAATTCAATGTGGCATGTAAAGGAGAACCAGTAGAAAGATTCCAGATGAGGATGATATGGCAAGAACAACTAGGcaaggaaaataattaaaaatccatgtttttttttaaattgattgggTTGATGTGTTAGGGagctacactgcaattttgaCTACAGAATAgttcaaaacaacattttaacttggttttgtgtttggttttttaatgtggaagatgctatttaaaaaaacaaaacgaaaACCTCTCCTTGTCCTTAGAGGTGAAGAATTTTTGCTCaaacttataaaaaaaaatcaaaccttgAAAGTTTTTGAAAACTGTGACTGAAAACAGGAGGTTAGAATGGAAGCCCTTATATAACCTCGACTGTAGCAGTCACCACCTCTCCCACAATAATACTGAGCACCTGGAGCTTTTCAAGTTCATGTCTTACCTAATTCTTCCATTTTTCAGCAGTTTTATAAGAATCTACACAGCAGTGGCAGCTAAATTAATGTGCCACCCCTTACTTTGTCCATATCCATTTTGTTCCCCAAAAGCAGTTTGTGATACCAGGATTAGGTGAGCAAAGACAATTATGAATCTCTTGCAACATGCATAAAAGAACAGACTTGCTTAAGGATAAAGTCAGCAGACATTATTCCCTCCTTCACTGTGACACATTGATGACATTAGTACTATGGCTGTGGGGTATGTTGTTAGCCAGTACTAACATCTACAACACTGATAGTAACCCAGTCTTTACTTGCCAACAACCTACAAAACTTTAAGATTTATTCCTGATACTAATGCTTCTGGAGGGCTATACTTTTGGAAGTAATATTGTGCCCTGAATGGTTCAGTGTCTTTTCTGCGTCAACAGTGTTTTTGAATAATTGTTTTAGGAATATAGTACTTCTGTGAATAGCCTGCACAGGTAATTGtcataacacttttttttttcatccacTTGTTTGTTTCTTAGATTGTGTTTCTTGTCACCGCCTACAATATGTGCAGAAGCAAATTTGCCATTTAACTGAATTCCTACTTTGCACTTAGGTGATGCATAATAAGGGAAGGAATTACAAAAAAACTATTGAATTAAAGTGGATTCTGTGCAGTTATGCAATTATCCCTTCAGATATTTTAGATTTGTTTCCTGCTGTTGATTAGATTATATAACATTTAATGTAATGAACTTTGCACCCCAAAAGTTCTGTTCTTCCTCTGTTTTTGTTGTGGTACAATATCTGGGAAGTTTGCCTAATATGAACAAtaaaaaaatgttactttttctttcttgttaCTTAAATTATGTCAGGGAGTTGCCATCCTACTAGGATTTAGTATACGTCTTGGGGAAAATCAAAGTGGCTTGCATACCCATAAACAGATAATATTTACTTTTTCTACCATTGACTTTTTGCTGCACAATCTGCAGGAGGAAGTATCCAGCGATTTGTACAATGAGAGGGGGAACTAGAGCCTTTATTATGGTCAGCTTTCATAGTGAAAATTAAGTAATGTGAATATTTTTATGGATATGAAAAAAATTATTGCATGTTGTTGAGTTTTCTTTCTAAAAGTAAAAGAACTCTGACTCGTTTCTTTCTTACCATGTAGGGCGGAGATGACGTTATGGCTTGTGTTCATGATGATAATGGAAGGGTCCGAATACAGCACTTTTATAATGTTGGTCAGTGGGCTAAAGAGATCCAGCGAAATCCAGCTAGAGATGAAGAAGGGATTTTTGAAAATAACCGTGTGACTTGTCGATTTAAACGTCCTGTGTATGTTCCCAGAGATGAAACTATTGTAGATCTTCACTTGAGCTGGTACTATTTGTTTGCTTGGGGTCCAGCAATTCAGGGTAAGTTCATGGTATGTGGCCACCACTGCGTTCTTCAATCTATTCCATCATTGTAAAAGGAATTAAAATAGTTTGCAAAAGATGTTCAGATTTCTGTTTACAATaggagtgtgtgtatatatgtaaattAAGGGGGCAGTGTCACGTCATATAAAACTTCCTTACCTACTTTTTTTGATTATCTCTACTCCCAAAAGCTAAAATTGATTGTAGATGCTTCAAAAATTACCAGTTCCTGATTCTTCTGAAGGATATTGTTCAAAGTTCAGGTTTCGTATGATTTATTCAGAGTTTTACCTTCTGGCACTAGGTTAACTGTTGATGTaatgctgtgtttttgtgaaGATTTCCCATTTGGCTAGAAACACCATTTTAAACTTATGAAAATCCTTCTTTTCGTATAGTAACTAGCAATAAGAGGAGGTGAGGTTATCTagcagaaaagaaagagaaatcagaAGTGGTTTAATTCACATGCTATGCTCATCTCTTTTTCTATCCTTTGTCTGTTAAAGGTTCTATAACTCGGCATGACATAGACTCACCGCCTGTATCAGAGCGTGTTGTCAGTATTTACAAGTATGAAGACATTTTTATGCCATCAGCTGCCTATCAAACCTTTTCTTCTCCATTCTGTTTGCTTCTTATTGTTGCACTGACCTTTTATTTATTGATGGGAACCCCATGATCACAGCTGGATATATATGGAAGATTGTGAGAATTTGTTAGTGAGAGTTCCTCAGGATGGATGCATTTTCTGTTGGAATTCATATCACATCGTCTAGCTGCTTTGTTGACAATTTCATCTTCTCAGCAAGGAGATAACCTCTCCTTTGAGCAGTAAAGGTGTGCCAaataattaagaataatcaaGGAGCAAGTAACAAACCATTTCCAGTGTAACTACTAGTTGTTTAATGAAAAATACttttgtaaagtgtgtgtgtgtgtatgttggggGGAATTTAGTAATGGACATGTAGAATCAAATTATTTAATACACAGTTTCCTTCAAGAAATAAAAGTTGGGGAAATATTTTCTGTTAAATACTTGTGGTGCAGATAGCACACCTGTTTCTGAACTCAGAGTCAGGGTAATGTCACAGCACTGATGTTTAATAAGGACTGCTTTGTGATAATGGGCTTTCATCTCCCAAAATACTTCGAATTTGACAAAAGCAACTCACAGGCCTAAATGGTTCTGGTGCTTTCCAAAACCAGAAAATGCTTCACGTTCCCAGTACAAACAAAATTAAACTTTCCATTACAGAATTCTAATAATTGTCTGTACtataaaaataattcttagaCACAGCCATACTTAAGAAGCTTTTTATTAATGAGAGATGATGGTAAATAAACAAGGATAAAGAAAATTAATGCTGGTATAAATTCTTCATGATACAGAAAAATTCCTAAAAATATAGAAGCCCCTGCAAGCCATAAGACATCTTCCAATAGGCAAAGTATGTTTctttttttatgaaaaaatgtTACTTAGATGTAAATGTCTtttaaacagctgttttgcagtaaCCCTAAGGTGTCTGTTCTCACCTTGCTATGTGCCCTACATCCCGTTCATGTTAAAgatgagaagcagcagcagctcattgttCCCAGAGCAATGCAAACATGATCTTTGGTACTAATACGGGAATAAATAAAAAGAGCCTTAATTTCAGTTCCATCAGAACCATAGGTAAAATCATATTTATCCAGTGAGGAAAAGGACAATTCAAGCATGACAATAGATTTGAATTTTTTATCCTTAAAAGTATtacaaaaatggaaagaaaatagtTAAGTGTTATTGGAAATGGGAGTTGCAGAAATGTATCAAATGATAAATAGATCACAACTTATTCTAAAATGTTTTGGGTTGTTGCTGTACATTTTCACTGTCTACATGATAGGGAATTTAAGATTACCTTAAGATGGGAAGCAGCTGTCTCTTTAAATACCTGATCTTGCAGATAACACGCACAAATCTTCCATCCACTCAAGTGGGACTTCTGCATGCTTAAGGGGTTGCAGGTTCAGTCCCTAATTTATACTATGGTATTAGGCTGTTTTACCAAGAGTACACAGGGCTTGGCATATTTGAGAACTCTTTAGCTCTGTGTTCTTGTAgaacaagggttctcaaactggagattgcaaggttattacatggagggtcatgagctgtcaacctccactccaaaccctgctttgcctccagcatttatgatggtgttaaatatataaaaagtgttttttatttataagggggggggtctcactcagaggtttgctatgtgaaaggggtcaccagtaaaaaaaaaagtttgagagccactgttgtaGAGTGTCTTAGAGATGATGTTTTCATCTTAGTTACTGCATGGTGaggcaataagaaaaaaaaattggagtttTGTAATTTGTGCATCATTACTCAATGTAAAATTTAAAGGCTGATTTTTTTAAGGCTTTGCATTCCTCAAAACTGTGTGCTTAAAGTATGTACGTTTTTGGTTTAAATGATTATTTGCCTCCCTAGCAAGCTTTTTTCCATATTTAAAATTGCAACATTTGTTTCAAAAAAGgagtattaattagaaaagaaGTTTAAAGTGTAAAGTGCTTCATAAATAGTGACTGTATCTTAGTGCATTTCAGTAAGTGATCCCTTTATACCTGATTAACCAACTAATTAAATACGTGATAAAGTATAGTTGTAGTGGGTCAGATCCTTGTCCCTGATAAGGTCTGCTTTGTGGAACTCTGGGAGCAAATCATAGCCTTAATGCGTCCTAAGCAGACAGCTGAGATTCTTCTGGTATAGCAGAATCCTTTGATGGCATAGATCTGGGTAGCTGGCTCTATGCCATAGTCTCTAACACTGGAGAGAAGAATGTGGTCAGAGCTTTCTTCTGTGTGTCCTATGTGctgcttaaattacagcaaggagCCTGttcagctcccagcccagggccagtTTTACTACCAGCATAAGTTAAGAGTCTCAGGCCTGCTCTAATTTAGAGGCACTTGCAGTAACCCCCAAGGGGCTGTTCCAGCAGCTATAGATTACTGGAGCATAACACAAATGTACCTTTGGCTCTCCTGCCTCCACTTGACTCCTGGCTGGCCCTCAAAATTGAGGTCAGTATATACAAAGACAGTAAAAATAACACTGAAGTACAAAGAGAGATTTAATCAACCTTACAAAAGTAAACAGATTCAGAGCTGAGGCTACTAAACCTTAGCACTTATTGTATTCCTTTGTGTCATGCAAGTGGAGAATATACACTATTTCAGATTACAGAGCTTTCAGGGCTGGTGGCTGAGACAATGCCGTACATTAAGGCAAAAGTTTGCCTTCACTTTCAGATTCTGTTTTTGTGAGTTAAAGGTTCACCCTTTACCTgacattaatgtattttttttctgttgtacTTTCCTTTTGTCCAGATATTAGGAGCAGATTGCACTTTTATAGCACCTTCcgtccaaggatctcaaagtgattAGCTGGCCCTATTTAGCCTTCCTTAATAATAGAGATAAATACAGCAAGTCTACAaaaaaaagtgagagagagagagaaatgatacCATTTTTTAGCTTTTCAGTTGATGTTTGAGTTTGTATTTATTAATCATTCCAGTATACCATAATTTTACATACTTTACTGACATTAAAAAGGcataatccctgccccaaagaatttaaaaTTAAAGGGGGAATGGAAGAGGGCTTAAAGAGAGTAGAAAGCAGCAAACAGCCATTGAGGATTAGATGTTTGAGAATGGATAATAGTGGAAAAGTAGAACTGCTTGGCCAAGAACAGAGCAGAAGAAAGAACAAGCCTATAGGGAAGAAAGTTGGCAAGATCATGGGACTTTTTCCATGAGCATCTCTACAGAGCAGGAACAGAGATAATAAAGGTGAGAGAGAAATAAGGCTAGGAACTTAATATTTAATCTGTATTGGAAAGATATTATCTACAGCAAAGTCCCCTTTTCACTATTGATCTTAGCTCCAAGGAGCCGAGAAGCAGCATCACTGCAATCTTGCTTCCTAAACAaattatgcattttaaaatgtttagaagGTGTCTCCTTCTACCtagaacagggatcagcaacctttggcatgcggctcgccaggataagcaccctggcgggatgggccggtttgtttacctgccgcgtccgcaggtttggccgatcatggctcccactggctgcggttcgctgctccaggctaatgggggctgcgggaagcagcgcgagccaagggatgtgctggccaccccttCCCGACGCCTCATTGGCGaaccgctgccagtgggagccgcgattggccgaacctgcggacgcggcaggtaagcaaaccggcctggcccgccagggtgcttcccctggcgagccgcgtgccaaaggttgctgatccctgacctAGAATAACAGTTTTTTGGCAATGCCTATCACCCCTCCTCCCTCAAGTGAGAATTGGGTACGTGGTAGTTAAAGTAGCACCAGGTTGGAAATGAGACATCAGAAGCAACCCAGTTTCAGAATTTTCACCCAGGAAGGTAAAGTTGCTTGGGCTGCTAATATTTGGAGAGGACAGGAAGAGGGTGAAACTGCAGCAACTCTATAATTCagtttggaaggattagatttttgtcggtaaatgtaaataaacattGATTTCAACACACacccaaaccaacaaaaaatattttcactgatgataagtgaaatttacagataggcaaaattCAGCTTGAATACTTattaaagtttgatttaaggatatgtactttgtatattttgaagtgatgatgttgacaatttctgctaatggttataaagcttcaacattttgaatttccaattcttctgccattaaataattgtctgctCCCCATAATTTCCCCAAACTGTGAAAATTTATATCaaataaaaatgggaaaaaatgctttctctataattttgcacaactgaaaATTGAAATAGACagaaattgaaaaaaatacttcaaaaTAAACATCGATATTATCGGTCACTTATaataaaaaattgaattctgccaagcctaactaTAACAGAGAGGAAGGGTCTGGACTTTAGTGAAATTTGACTCTTGAAATAATACCTCTTTATTAGTAACGAAGCATGGCCCATAACTGCTTCTTatatgttgttgttttaaatactAAAAAGGAGTAGTTAGTCCCCGATATGATGAAGTACTGTAAACTTGCTTTACATTTTTTATTGCTTGTGGAGACTGGAAACTAAAGTCCTCCTGAGCCACAGAAGCTGTACGCAGCAATGCATGCTTCTTCATACCTCCCTAACTAATATGTATCAACACTGACCAGGAGAGTCCATCTCTAGGGAGAGGGTAGTTTAGTCTCCATACCAAATCATTTCTTAGCCTACTTACTGAGATTACTAATGAATTGGCCATTAAAGAACAGTTTCAAAAGGCTTCCATTTTGTGTACAAGGTGAATTGTACATTGTACATAGTTACCTGGCACACATGTACAAATGCAGGCACAGGAACGTGCATGGAAATTTTGCATGTACACAATTAGGAGGCCTTTGGAAATATAGCCCTGATTGGTCTTTTCCAACATTATCTGTATAACCAACAAAGGGGCCATgtatctgttaaaaaaaaaaagctgtgagtTCTGCTTATTATGTTAATCATAGTGTTATCTTGtgctccctttgtctgtcttcacTGGTTGCCTCTCATTTTGtacatagattgtaagctccttggagcaAGGATCAGATTTTTGTTATATGTGTACAGTGCCTGGTGCAATGGGACCTTGATCCTCCACTGGGGCCCCTAAATGCTATCACaagacaaataataaatataataataatttggcCTGTTTTTCCACAAAGAAAGAATGagataggaaagagagagaaaaagaagttGGAAGGGAAACACAGCTGAAgactcacaaacagggaagaaatagtagaggaagcaatagtggatgggaacctgggaggcagtgaccatgagatggtcgagttcaggatcctgacacaaggaagaaaggagagcagtagaacagagaccctggacttcagaaaagcggacttcgactccctcagggaactgatgggcaaggtcccctgggagaataacatgacggggaaaggagtcgaggaaagctggctgtattttaaagaatccttattgaggttgcaggaacaaaccatcccgatgtgtaggaagaaaagtaaatatggcaggcgaccagcttggcttaacagtgaaatccttgctcgtcttaaacacaaaaaaacagcttacaagaagtagaagattggacaaataaccaggg
This genomic interval carries:
- the FRRS1L gene encoding DOMON domain-containing protein FRRS1L, with amino-acid sequence MSPLRWGAWLLLLAGPAASTASPADESGGARGGGRGDGERGAGDEPQRQHHDSSYGTFASEFYDLRYLSEEGYPFPTAPPVDPFAKIRVDDCGKTKGCFRYGKPGCNAETCDYFLSYRRIGADVEFELSADTDGWVAVGFSSDKKMGGDDVMACVHDDNGRVRIQHFYNVGQWAKEIQRNPARDEEGIFENNRVTCRFKRPVYVPRDETIVDLHLSWYYLFAWGPAIQGSITRHDIDSPPVSERVVSIYKYEDIFMPSAAYQTFSSPFCLLLIVALTFYLLMGTP